A portion of the Fulvia fulva chromosome 1, complete sequence genome contains these proteins:
- a CDS encoding Cx9C motif-containing protein 4, mitochondrial produces the protein MVLSISRDPFVSMADCPQASEPKEGLKSYPACHSQACAIQDCIQKNDYKEEKCQKQVDALYACCNLFYKENGDGASTVSCPKANLLRLKMKQRSNGIK, from the exons ATGGTACTTTCCATTTCACGCGACCCGTTCGTTTCTATGGCTGACTGCCCACAGGCGAGTGAACCCAAGGAAGGACTGAAGAGCTATCCAGCATGCCATTCGCAGGCATGTGCTATTCAAG ACTGCATACAGAAGAACGACTACAAGGAGGAAAAGTGCCAAAAACAG GTTGATGCGCTGTACGCTTGTTGCAACCTATTCTACAAGGAGAATGGCGATGGTGCTTCGACCGTAAGCTGTCCCAAAGCGAATTTGCTGAG GCTCAAGATGAAGCAGCGCTCCAACGGCATCAAGTAG
- a CDS encoding Ubiquitin-like protein SMT3, translating into MADNGSPAGEKPEDQAQGATEHLNIKVTDNNNEVFFKIKRTTQLKKLMDAFCERQGKSPQSVRFLFDGQRVNSSDTPDTLEMADGDTLEVHQEQIGGSCW; encoded by the exons ATGGCAGACAACGGCAGTCCTGCAGGCGAGAAGCCAGAAGATCAAGCACAAGGCGCGACCGAGCATCTAAACATCAAGGTCACTGACAACAACAACGAGGTCTTCTTTAAGATCAAGCGCACAACACAACTGAAGAAGCTCATGGACGCTTTCTGCGAGCGGCAAGGAAAGAGCCCGCAGAGTGTGCGATTCCTCTTTGACGGCCAGAGAGTCAACTCCTCCGACACGCCTGACACT CTCGAGATGGCAGACGGGGACACCCTCGAGGTTCACCAGGAGCAGATTGGCGGCTCATGTTGGTGA
- a CDS encoding Succinate--CoA ligase [ADP-forming] subunit alpha-1, mitochondrial — protein sequence MTMASLRSSQASSILQNTTSRLSRCSRRPFSSTQFRSGYEDTVQNLRIGKHTRVIYQGFTGRVATGNAKDSIAYGTNVVGGVTPGKEGEHIGLPLLPDLKKAKEQLKPDATAVFVAAPHCGAAIEEAIEAEIPLIVSVAEHIPLHDIMRVASILKTQSKSRLVGANAPGIIAPIGFCRIGFQPLPTFAPGHIGIAAKSGTLSYEAVASITRSGLGQSLCIGMGGDIIAGTNLVDSLKVFEADPETEGIVLIGEVGGKAEEDAADWIKDYLKRTRNPKPIAALVGGKNARQTTIMGHAGAWAARGEHNSNEKYSILQEAGATMVDHPEKFGGVMKTLLEQSGRDVSKIQANVQQQQKRGYHTFRRSPAMSGATYGPKLQPRVNAGSREQQRGLFIAPELVPVPLHPYLSKVTGLAIALDEAPKDGYYLGILVDRTERSPCIAVAPTADPSAIDARVKKFPYDWREGPSESLISQAIQYLQLDSAPQSAKQQAHGLIASLVKMYKEKEAIILSGCVSIGGSGNLKLHQPSITLMFDDAAYRSKKRQEDIHRLRQKDREVPEEVEAEKDGIVYVKYDDPQANIGTLVNGAGLAMNTIDALKLHGGRPVNFLDTGGKATSETVKKSFELILQDPRVKVIFVNIFGGLTDGGMIAEGILLAFKEVDMKNVPVVVRIRGTNEEVGQKKIAESDLGLDAFDDFESAAKRVMEIAEK from the exons CGAGACTCTCCAGATGCTCGAGAAGGCCTTTCTCCTCGACCCAATTCAGAAGCGGCTATGAAGACACTGTTCAGAATCTGAGGATAGGAAAGCACACGCGTGTCATCTATCAGGGTTTCACTGGACGTGTAGCCACTGGGAATGCGAAAGACAGCATAGCTTATGGCACCAACGTGGTTGGAGGAGTCACGCCTGGCAAGGAGGGAGAACACATCGGCTTGCCACTGCTTCCAGATCTGAAGAAGGCCAAGGAGCAACTCAAGCCTGATGCTACTGCTGTCTTTGTGGCGGCACCGCACTGTGGTGCTGCGATAGAGGAAGCTATAGAAGCCGAGATTCCTTTGATCGTATCTGTGGCCGAGCACATTCCGCTTCACGACATCATGAGA GTCGCGAGTATCTTGAAAACACAGTCAAAATCTAGGTTGGTGGGTGCAAATGCACCCGGCATCATTGCTCCAATTGGCTTCTGTCGAATCGGGTTTCAGCCTCTTCCTACCTTTGCTCCTGGTCACATTGGCATTGCTGCGAAGTCAGGGACCCTCTCGTACGAAGCTGTGGCATCCATCACCCGTTCCGGACTTGGTCAGAGTCTGTGCATTGGCATGGGAGGCGACATCATTGCCGGTACCAACCTCGTCGACTCTCTGAAGGTTTTCGAGGCAGATCCAGAAACAGAAGGCATTGTTTTGATCGGTGAGGTTGGCGGCAAAGCAGAAGAGGATGCTGCGGATTGGATCAAGGACTACCTCAAGCGCACAAGAAACCCAAAGCCAATCGCCGCGTTGGTTGGCGGAAAGAACGCTCGACAAACCACTATCATGGGTCACGCTGGTGCTTGGGCAGCCCGTGGCGAGCACAACTCCAATGAGAAATACAGCATCCTGCAGGAGGCTGGAGCCACCATGGTCGATCACCCCGAGAAGTTTGGTGGTGTTATGAAGACTCTGCTGGAGCAATCTGGTCGGGATGTCAGTAAGATCCAAGCCAACGTCCAGCAACAGCAGAAGCGTGGCTACCACACCTTTCGCAGAAGTCCAGCGATGTCTGGGGCGACATATGGACCAAAACTCCAGCCTCGGGTTAACGCTGGCTCGAGAGAACAGCAACGAGGACTTTTCATCGCACCAGAGCTAGTGCCAGTTCCACTTCACCCATACCTCAGCAAGGTGACAGGTCTCGCAATTGCGCTTGACGAAGCACCCAAAGACGGCTACTACCTGGGCATCCTTGTCGACCGTACCGAGCGCTCACCTTGCATAGCAGTCGCGCCAACTGCCGATCCTTCCGCTATTGATGCCCGCGTCAAAAAGTTCCCATACGACTGGCGGGAAGGTCCTTCCGAGTCGCTCATTAGCCAAGCCATCCAGTACCTGCAACTCGACTCGGCCCCACAGAGCGCAAAACAGCAAGCACACGGCCTTATCGCCAGCCTGGTGAAGATGTACAAAGAGAAGGAAGCTATCATCCTGTCCGGCTGCGTAAGCATCGGGGGTTCTGGAAACTTGAAGCTTCATCAGCCCAGCATTACACTCATGTTCGATGATGCCGCGTATCGCAGCAAGAAACGCCAGGAAGACATCCACCGCCTTCGACAAAAGGACCGAGAAGTTCCTGAGGAGGTAGAGGCAGAGAAGGATGGCATCGTCTACGTCAAGTACGATGATCCACAAGCAAACATTGGCACACTCGTCAACGGCGCTGGCCTTGCAATGAACACAATCGATGCGCTAAAGCTTCACGGTGGGCGTCCGGTCAACTTCTTGGACACTGGAGGCAAGGCGACTTCGGAGACAGTCAAGAAAAGCTTCGAGCTCATCCTGCAGGACCCAAGAGTCAAGGTCATCTTTGTCAACATCTTCGGTGGCCTAACAGATGGTGGTATGATTGCGGAAGGAATTCTGCTGGCGTTCAAAGAGGTCGACATGAAGAATGTGCCTGTTGTGGTGCGGATACGTGGTACCAACGAGGAGGTGGGGCAGAAGAAGATTGCTGAGAGCGATCTTGGGTTGGATGCCTTCGACGACTTTGAGAGTGCCGCGAAGCGTGTCATGGAGATCGCGGAGAAGTAG